tggcaccagtcgggcatagggagactggggactcgagaccgtgcctaggagaggttagagtccgtatgaggtcaaccgtgcctaggggaggttgggtccataggctactgattgtagagtatagtgtgaatgatgcatcccctgcatctggataactatactgtgaattgagtagcagggactatcggtagactcaagtccgatcagctaggagtcgtgtgctcgtacaagccgcggatcctcgtattgtcttattatatgctagttgatagttagcatgtgttgttgttagtatatagcttgtgtgtgacttaagctatatctgttagatagattccattcacttagcggtgcgctaatcccccacatattctccccttgcaggtttaggtactgctagtcgggaagggtgctattgcagaagacatgtttgacaacccaactctgatgtggacttttgtataaataatgttttgtaataacgtaacaccgttgtgtaaacttaaacataattgcacggattaatgtaatgacgtgacttatattgtgtttattattaaagtcttccgctgtgtattaaaaaaaaaatggccggtgttacaaaggtaatactcatattcgaactttgattcaatttctataactttaacaatcttatttcgagtgaaaatcttacttgaacttgttttcgtgtcatgattctacttcaagaactttcaaaccatccaaggatcctttgaagctcgatctatttttctcatttccagaaggtttattcacaaaacctgaggtagtaatgatgttcataacatcattcgattcatatatataaaactaccttattcgaaggtttaaacttgtaatcattagaacatagtttagttaattctaaacttgttcgcaaataaaagttaatccttctaacttgacttttaaaatcaactaaacacatgttctatatctatatgatatgctaacttaatgatttaaaacctgaaaacacgaaaaacaccgtaaaaccggatatacgccgtcgtagtaacaccacgggctgttttgggtttgttaattaaaaactattataaactttgatttaaaagttgttcttctgggaaaataaattttcttatgaacatgaaactatatccaaaaatcatggttaaactcaaagtggaagtatattttccaaaatggtcatctagacgtcgttctttcgactgaaatgactaactttacaaaaacgacttgtaatctgtattttcgactataaaattatactttttctgtttagattcataaacttaagttcaatatgaaacctagcaacttgaatcactcaaaacggatttaaaacgaagaagttatgggtaaaacaagattggatatttttgcttgttgtagctacgtgaaaattggtaacaaatctatattaatcatatcctagctaaattatacatgtattctaatatactatgtaatcttgggataccatagacacgtatacaaatgttttgacatatcatatcgacccatgtatatatattatttggaacaaccatagacactctatatgcagtaatgtttgagttagctatatagggttgaggttgattccaaaaatatatatactttgagttgtgatctagcctgagacgtgtatacactgggtcgtggattgattcaagatatatatatcaatttatttctgtacatctaactgtggacaactagttgtaggttaataacgaggacagctgacttaataaacttaaaacattaaaacgtattaaaaatgttttaattatattttgaacatactttgatatatatgtacatatttgttataggttcgtgaatcgaccagtggccaagtcttacttcctgacgaagtaaaaaatctgtgaaagtgagttatagtcccacttttaaaatctaatattttgggatgagaatacatgcagttttataaatgttttacaaaatagacacaagtaaatgaaactacattctatggctggaatattaaaccgaatatgcctctttttagtctggtaatctaagaattagggaacagacaccctaattgacgcgaatcctaaagatagatctatttggcccaacgagcctcatccaaagtaccagatgctttagtacttcgaatttatcatgtccgaacggagtcccggaatgatggggatattctatatgcatcttgttaatgtcggttaccaggtgttcaccatatgaatgatttttatctctatgtatgggatgtatattgaaatatgaaatcttgtggtctattattacgatttgataaatatataggttaaacctataactcaccaacatttttgttgacgtttaaagcatgtttattctcaggtgattattaagagcttccgctgttgcatgctaatatatggacaagatttgatgtcagcatacttgtataatattgtttaaaatgcattcgagatttattttgttgtaacatattaatattgtaaaccaatatgtattggtagtgtgtaagtgtgatatttttagattatcatttctggataatctaggtggtgtccttttaaccttgtcgataaaataaaggttatggtttgtttttaaaaacaaatgcagtctttgaaaaacgtctcatatagaggtcaaaacctcgcaacgaaatcaattaatatgaaacgtttttaatcaatatgaacggaacatttcaattGCCACATGAAGAAATTTTTAAAATCATCTTCCTACAGTAACTTTTGCCTGCAATTTTCATGAAAATGAAGTATTATATGGGGAATCTTGAAATTTAAGCAAACTGTCTCACTTGATTCCCCAAACTTGTTCCAACTCATGTTGCATTGCCTTAGTGACACATAAAGATCCATGTACCATCTTTCCAAAATGTAATTCTACCCTAAAAAGTCAAAAGATTGGGTTTGGATTAGCATGTTAAACATACATTAATCAGTAACAATGTATGCATAGCAACCCTACATTTAAGTGAAATTACACCAGAGGAAATTCATATCAAATGACATCACATACCATCAAATTTCATAAGTTTAATGAAGTGATTATTTATTGAGAGTCACCATTATGTTAGGACAATTTACTAATATGTGCATTAAAAACCTTAATTTGTCTCGGATAATCATAAAGCCCTTATCGACTCCAAATGTGTTTAATTTGATACATAATCTCAATCTTAAATCCCTTACATACCTTCtgttacatatttattttattaactatgtaaattattaatattaaattagaaTATATAATAATGACAGACGAAACTTACCAATTGGTAGTTGCCCAACCAATTTGAATAGCAATGCACAACCAACTCCCAGTAAGACAAGAAATTCATATAACCTATTGATCTACTACTCACCATATCATGGACAGTTACACCTGCAAGAAACTTTTCATGCATATTTTATAATCTTAATCTATTTGGATCAGCTATAGCTTCATTTACCCTTACCCTTTTGCAGGTTTGGGCATTTAATTTGAGTTCAATTTTACATCCGTTCAGGTTAATTTCCCCTTAACATCACCCAAACTCAATTCCACAGCTGACCCATTTTGACACGTCCTAAAAAGGATCACTTGATTTTACCCGAACTCATACGTTGTAGCCAACTTCCCAGCCCATCATAAAATTATCAaataacatatataatatatattacaatctGATAAGTGTTCTGCTATATATTGTTACCGTTAACAGAGAAACTTATCAAACTCGTTCATTCGATAAAATTAGTGAAAGACAATACTATGGAATGTAAGTAAGATGACTGATAACCCAACCGGCTCCTTATATCACCAATCCACATAATGTGAACAAATGGTCTACCTAAGACACATCACAAGCATATTAATTAAGTAAATATGCACAAAACATTAGTAGCATAACTCAGTTAGGTTTGTGGATCTTAAACGTACATATCAGATAGCGATCGCGAACCAgttaaagaaaatatatagaagtgAGCTACATAACATAAAATGAATTAATAGTAGTTAGAGGAAAGAACAACGAAACTGGTGAAGTGCATTGGGAATACGTACATGAATGCATACTTTTGAAGGAAACATGATCAGTACATGAAACAATGCAATTTGCCTAAAAATGGTAAATAACTCTTTAATGGTAACACACCTGCAGAATTAAAGAAACAAATCAATGAAATCGAATTATATAAACACACACCTGTagatatatttgtaatttatttcTACAACGTGTTTTGTCACCATATGAAAATACATTAAATGAATGCATACTTTTGAAGGAAACATGATCAGTATATGAAACAATGCAAGTCTTACCACATCTTACTCAGTACCCAATAATGCCATTCTTCAGAATGCTAGCTAAAAACTTTGGTGCTACAAACACCAACATATGACTAACGTCCTACAAATtcaaataaacacaattttttaCTAAATCGAAAATAAAAAGATTGTAACTGATAAGCACAATTTCTTACTGATCTCTCTGTCTTCTTCACCatttttgcaagttattgtatgatCTGAAACTCAAATTTTCAAATTTACAAAAAAGCCGCAGCTCGGGTAATTAATATAGGTAATTAATATAAAAGATGATTTAGCAGAGCGTAAGACAAAAATTACATCAGATCTTTCAAACTAAAAGAAAAATAACCCAAAAAGTCAATCTCTTAAATTCATTCATCATACCAACAGATGATTGTTAGGCCTACTGAATATGGTGAATTAGTACAGAAAGAAATAATAACCAAACGATGATTGCGATGACAAACAGCTTCGtgaatcaaaagccctaaattttgcAATTAAAAACCATAACTTATgcaataatataaacataaaagaAGAAAAATCTGAAACAGTTACCATCGATTAAGAAATGTATCCAAAATCAATTGAACCCTAAATCAAAAAACGAAACGAAAAAACTGTAATATACTAACATTTGATCTGAAACAGTTACAAACATGTAATCAGTACTGGATCTAAATAAACAGGCAAGAAAATAGTTGTTGGTTACAAATACCTTGCGATAATCGGCGGCAACAAGCAACTATCGTTGAATCGCTCAAATAATCGTTCAAGCATGTCGATGAAGAGAGTCGACGGTGATGATATTGTATCAAGAAAATCTACCCGCTATCCTTGTTAGATACTGCGTTTTGGGATCAATCTTCGAAGAAGATGGAAGTAGAAGGAATGTAGGCAGAAAGTTTTGCCCTAATTTTGTCTATCTTTTCAAATGGAGTTTCCTGGTGTCGATTATTTTTGCCCGCGTTGTTACTTGTTAAGGGTAATATGGGAAGATCCGTGATTAACAAAATAGTTATAAGGTTATAGGTTGATCCAATGGTTATCAAGTAAGGGCAACGGTGGTCATTTTTTTGATCTAAGGGTCCAAATTCAATAATGCTCAAAAAGTATAtctcaatttttcttttcttttaatgtatagtatagatagatggatatagatatagatatagaattCTGGGTCCCACCTTTGTATTAATAACGGATCTTGCGCATAGCATATGTATATCGCTGTCACTGCACTTTCTACCACAACCATTGCCAATCCAACCTAACAATGCTTTTACATGTCAGTCAACAAGAATACACAAACAATCTGTTTATAAAAGGCGTTGTGATTGTACATAATACGTGCAGAttttcaatttttttaaaaaaaaaacataaatgtAGAAAATAAAAAAGTTCAGATAAACATACCAACACCATGCCCATCACTAAAGCAGTCAAACCCATCATTATCTCTCGGTCCGAATGTCTAACTCTTGTGAAAATCACAGCACAAGTTCCGGTAATAAGCCCGCCCAAAAGTGTATCCATGAGTAAAACCGCACCGGAACAATCATACGCGACAAGTGCTTCTACACCAGTCGATTGAAACAACTCCCATGCATCTCGTGCCGAATGGTTAAAGCTGTTTCCATAAACTCCAATCTAAAATTATAACATAATTCAAAATAACaaatcaaaattaaaaaaaaaaaaaaaaaagatttactctttactaaataataataacaaattaagTACCTGCACATATGCATATTTGTTAAAGAAACGGACAAAGGTCTCAACTACATGAAACAATAAATCAACACAGCATAATAGGCACTCGTTATTTCCAATTATTGACCTGAATCCCCTAATCTGAAAAACAACgttttattattataatcagtatatTCTTGGCGTAAATTTGTGTGTTTagaaatacaatataaattagtgaaATTTTTACCTGCCAACGCATTGTTCTGATAGCAGCTGTGAAAAGAGAACCGTAACAAATACTTCCAAAAGATGTCGTTACCGAATACCGTAGAGATTGAAGAAGTGGGTTTGGAGGCATTGATTCCGCCTGTCGACCTCCATGAAACAGTACAAGATACACCATTCTTGATACTATAACATGTACAGTATTACAAACAACTGCACCTGTCCAAATCAAACTCACCGACAAAACCTGCATTGTCAAATTAAAATTTATACACATAATTCAATAGCAATTAACTTTTTGTGATTAttactaaataaaaaaataatatcaaCTCGTAAGCGAAACTCAATAGCCAACTCACCACAAGAATCCACCAGCGGCCACCGTCACCGATGCTCAAAGCGATAACACCGGAAGCACCGAAAGACCATAATGCTAGCCATAAAAGCATGACTAGCATAAATACGAATGATACTCCCATAACCTCCGGAAGATTCCATACCATTTTCACTGCTCTTTGTAGCACCAGCATCGTAAATGGGAGTCTAAAGAACGTACGTACACACGTTAATAAAAAAGTGTGAAAATATTCTAGCAAGGTTGCAAAAAATATGGACAAGTTTAGAGATATAACTACCTGTCTACGATCGATAAAATGTACAAGAACTGTATCCCAGAGCCAACAGCAAACGTAACACCCAAGAAAATCAATCTTCCCCAAAAACACAAGACGCTGAGAACCGCAAGGTAAGTCGTCAATACGTGAACAGAGACTCTCATCATCCGATCCAAACGCGAACCAAAAAAGAATAACCAGACCCATCCAATAACAGCACCGATCGCACCACAATAAGCGTACGATGGCCAATAATCTTCGGTCAAACTATGTCGATTCTCAACAAAGTTGTTTGTGTATTGATCTATGTTGAGTCTATTTTTTTGTCTAAAACTATTTAGTCCAAGTACCCCAAGAGCAAGACCGGAAATAATCGTGTGCAAAATAAATATCACAAGCGAAAAAACATCCTGCCAATGGCGCGAACCTCCAAGAGTGGGACCCATGGACTGTACATGTTTACAATCGATCGTGATAATTTAATCATTAATTCATTAttcattaatagtatatatatatatatatatatatatatatatatatataggggcaggatcaatggggaagtaaccaattggggggaagcggggggaagcaaaaaaaaaaaaaaaatttttcgttttttgaaaaaactttgttcacgaacattatagattggatgaaaatatgaacatttagaaaagacacctcgtgatgaatgttattattttggcgggaaaacgatcgacaaaaataacattcaagataatattgttcgtgaagaatatgaacgttttttttcttcatgttttgtgaagtaaaatttagcccgatttagagtttagggtttagggtttggtgttttgggtttattccataaacgcaaaacaccaaaccctaaaccctaaaccctaaactctaaaccgttcgtgttaaaaacgcaatctaaaccctaaatctaaaccctaaatctaaaccctaaaccctaaatttctaaaccctaatatctaaaccctaatatctaaaccccaatagctaaaacctcaaagtacgctcaaaaacacgataattgttatatattacttcttcgagcgttttcccgccaaaataaaaacatttatcacaaagtgtctctactaaatgttcatattttcatctcatctataatgttcgtgaacaaagttttttcaaaaaaccaaaaaaaaaaaaaaaagtttttgcttccccccgaatagttacttccctcttgatcctaccactatatatatatatatatatatatatatatatatatatatatatatatatatttacagtcACACAATAACTTAATTAGTGATCAAATTTGACAGAAAAAACAGTAACTAAATTAACCGGATCAACGTGCACTTTAACACTCAAATTACCATAATTACCATAAACTAATAATCAAGTTCTTAACTAAGATCAATGAATGCATAAAGCATACAATATACAATTAAGTACTAACCACTATAGATCACAAATCAAGTCCCTTCATTTTCCCTATTGAGCTCgagatatatatatgtgtgtgtgtctatatatatatatatatatatatatatatatatatatatatatatatatatatatatatatatatatatatatatatatatatatatatatgtataatacaaaaaTGCAACTGAATTAGATGGGTCATTTTCCAAGTACTTTCATAACTTTGTTAATAGGAGAGCATCCAAAAATGCAATCCGAGGGCTGCAAATAGATGGGGCATGGACAAACAACTCAAAAAATCATAAAAGACGAGGTTCAAAGATATTTCTCTGTTATTTTCAAGGTTAATGATGAAGAACATGGTTCGTTCGAATTTTAGGAAAATATAATATCAGAGAATGATAACAGAATTCTTGAAGATAGATTTAGTGAAAAAGAAATTTGGGACGCCATCCAAAATTTAGTGGGAGCTCAAAGGCACCCGCGCTGGGCTGGATGGATTCAACTTAAAATTCTACAAAAAATTCTTTTGGCTAATCAAAGgggatttaaaataaataaataaataaataaataaaaacttcgaTTGGTTTTGGAATTTCATGGAAATTTCCAAAGGATGTAATTCCTCGTTCATCACGTTAATTCCTAAAAAAAGACAACCCCCTCAGCCTCAACGACCGGAAGCACATATAAAATATTAGCAAAGGTTCTATCTCAACGACTATCAAAAGTTATTCACAAAGTAATTGGGGTATAAGTAGAACAAAGTGGTTTTATTGAGGGAAGATATATTTTGGACGGTGTACTCATAGCCAACTAAGTCATAGAGATGAGCTTAAAAGAGAAAAAAAGAAAAAGGCATGATATTCAAGGTGGACTTTGAAAAAGCTTTCGACCGACTTAAATTGGGACTTTATTAGCGATACTAGGAAAAGTTTAGGGTTCGGGAGAAAATGGATCAAATGGATAACGGTTTAACTTCAACCACCATTTCTCTGTAGGTCGTGACAAAGTTTCCCATTTGCAATATTCAGACAATATGATCTTCTTTGGTGAATGGA
This genomic window from Rutidosis leptorrhynchoides isolate AG116_Rl617_1_P2 chromosome 2, CSIRO_AGI_Rlap_v1, whole genome shotgun sequence contains:
- the LOC139890574 gene encoding uncharacterized protein isoform X3 — encoded protein: MGPTLGGSRHWQDVFSLVIFILHTIISGLALGVLGLNSFRQKNRLNIDQYTNNFVENRHSLTEDYWPSYAYCGAIGAVIGWVWLFFFGSRLDRMMRVSVHVLTTYLAVLSVLCFWGRLIFLGVTFAVGSGIQFLYILSIVDRLPFTMLVLQRAVKMVWNLPEVMGVSFVFMLVMLLWLALWSFGASGVIALSIGDGGRWWILVVLSVSLIWTGAVVCNTVHVIVSRMVYLVLFHGGRQAESMPPNPLLQSLRYSVTTSFGSICYGSLFTAAIRTMRWQIRGFRSIIGNNECLLCCVDLLFHVVETFVRFFNKYAYVQIGVYGNSFNHSARDAWELFQSTGVEALVAYDCSGAVLLMDTLLGGLITGTCAVIFTRVRHSDREIMMGLTALVMGMVLVGLAMVVVESAVTAIYICYAQDPLLIQRTLVICWCL
- the LOC139890574 gene encoding uncharacterized protein isoform X2 yields the protein MGPTLGGSRHWQDVFSLVIFILHTIISGLALGVLGLNSFRQKNRLNIDQYTNNFVENRHSLTEDYWPSYAYCGAIGAVIGWVWLFFFGSRLDRMMRVSVHVLTTYLAVLSVLCFWGRLIFLGVTFAVGSGIQFLYILSIVDRLPFTMLVLQRAVKMVWNLPEVMGVSFVFMLVMLLWLALWSFGASGVIALSIGDGGRWWILVVLSVSLIWTGAVVCNTVHVIVSRMVYLVLFHGGRQAESMPPNPLLQSLRYSVTTSFGSICYGSLFTAAIRTMRWQIRGFRSIIGNNECLLCCVDLLFHVVETFVRFFNKYAYVQIGVYGNSFNHSARDAWELFQSTGVEALVAYDCSGAVLLMDTLLGGLITGTCAVIFTRVRHSDREIMMGLTALVMGMVLVGLAMVVVESAVTAIYICYAQDPLLIQRSYNNLQKW
- the LOC139890574 gene encoding uncharacterized protein isoform X1, with translation MGPTLGGSRHWQDVFSLVIFILHTIISGLALGVLGLNSFRQKNRLNIDQYTNNFVENRHSLTEDYWPSYAYCGAIGAVIGWVWLFFFGSRLDRMMRVSVHVLTTYLAVLSVLCFWGRLIFLGVTFAVGSGIQFLYILSIVDRLPFTMLVLQRAVKMVWNLPEVMGVSFVFMLVMLLWLALWSFGASGVIALSIGDGGRWWILVVLSVSLIWTGAVVCNTVHVIVSRMVYLVLFHGGRQAESMPPNPLLQSLRYSVTTSFGSICYGSLFTAAIRTMRWQIRGFRSIIGNNECLLCCVDLLFHVVETFVRFFNKYAYVQIGVYGNSFNHSARDAWELFQSTGVEALVAYDCSGAVLLMDTLLGGLITGTCAVIFTRVRHSDREIMMGLTALVMGMVLVGLAMVVVESAVTAIYICYAQDPLLIQRWDPEFYIYIYIHLSILYIKRKEKLRYTF